A single Nocardioides bizhenqiangii DNA region contains:
- a CDS encoding NADH:flavin oxidoreductase, with translation MAPSVFSPVGLGPVRLRNRTVKAATFEGRTPDGEVTDALIDYHRAPARGGIGLTTVAYLAVAPEGRTHAEQIVLGPRALPGLTRLTEAVHDEGAAVAGQVGHAGPVANGRSNGIRAISASSLPSPLSMQMIKTATEQDLTRVTRAYVDAARLLVRARFDVLELHMAHSYLISSFLAPGLNRRKDRWGGPLERRARLARQVARAVREEVGDAMALTAKVSVSDGFRGGVTTDEGLELARLLEADGHLDALQLSGGSSLMNPMYLFRGETPVAEFADAMPPIVRWGMKTPFGRGFLKRYEFEEGYFRDKALRFRHELSMPLMLLGGINRLDTMERAIADGFDFVAMGRAVLREPDLVNRLQLGISRAGICTHCNRCMPTIYTGTRCVEWGPGETIPVA, from the coding sequence GTGGCTCCGTCCGTCTTCAGCCCCGTCGGCCTCGGCCCGGTGCGGCTGCGCAACCGGACGGTCAAGGCCGCGACGTTCGAGGGGCGGACGCCGGACGGTGAGGTGACCGACGCCCTCATCGACTACCACCGGGCGCCCGCGCGCGGCGGCATCGGTCTGACGACGGTGGCCTACCTCGCCGTCGCGCCGGAGGGCCGCACCCACGCCGAGCAGATCGTTCTCGGACCGCGGGCGCTGCCCGGGCTCACGCGGCTGACCGAGGCCGTGCACGACGAGGGCGCCGCCGTCGCCGGTCAGGTCGGGCACGCGGGTCCGGTCGCCAACGGGCGCTCCAACGGCATCCGCGCGATCTCCGCCAGCTCGCTGCCCAGCCCGCTGTCGATGCAGATGATCAAGACCGCCACCGAGCAGGACCTCACCCGGGTCACGAGGGCGTACGTCGACGCCGCCCGGCTCCTCGTCCGCGCCCGGTTCGACGTGCTCGAGCTCCACATGGCGCACAGCTACCTGATCTCCTCCTTCCTCGCGCCGGGACTGAACCGCCGCAAGGACCGCTGGGGTGGGCCGCTCGAACGCCGCGCCCGCCTCGCCCGGCAGGTGGCACGCGCCGTACGGGAGGAGGTCGGTGACGCCATGGCGCTCACGGCGAAGGTCAGCGTCTCCGACGGCTTCCGCGGGGGAGTCACCACCGACGAGGGCCTGGAGCTCGCGCGACTGCTCGAGGCGGATGGCCATCTCGACGCGCTCCAGCTCTCGGGCGGGTCGTCCCTGATGAACCCGATGTACCTCTTCCGTGGCGAGACCCCGGTCGCGGAGTTCGCCGACGCCATGCCGCCGATCGTGAGGTGGGGCATGAAGACGCCGTTCGGACGGGGGTTCCTCAAGCGGTACGAGTTCGAGGAGGGCTACTTCAGGGACAAGGCGCTCCGCTTCCGGCACGAGCTCTCGATGCCGCTGATGCTGCTCGGCGGCATCAACCGGCTGGACACGATGGAGCGGGCGATCGCTGACGGCTTCGACTTCGTCGCCATGGGCCGGGCGGTGCTGCGGGAGCCCGACCTGGTGAACCGGCTGCAGCTCGGGATCTCCCGCGCCGGCATCTGCACCCACTGCAACCGGTGCATGCCGACGATCTACACCGGCACCCGCTGCGTGGAGTGGGGCCCGGGCGAGACCATCCCCGTCGCCTGA